In one Carassius carassius chromosome 14, fCarCar2.1, whole genome shotgun sequence genomic region, the following are encoded:
- the atp10d gene encoding probable phospholipid-transporting ATPase VD isoform X3, giving the protein MERLYWVRHRCLQLISTDRRRGWYSPPSSLPTKSSLDAQDPLVQRFTGKRRVVVSRCGPHQAEYHSFSKGFQDNRIRTTKYTIISFIPMNLFQQFHRAANLYFLFLVLLNWVPVVEAFQKEITMIPLAVVLTVIAFKDAMEDYRRYRYDKKINNALTHVYSGKQKRYVERRWAEVCVGDLVRLCCNEIIPADMVLLHSSDPNGVCHIETANLDGETNLKQRQVVRDLPQQGSEFVPESYSSHIECENPNNDLRRFRGFMEHPGKVRVGLHSENLLLRSCTVRNTETVIGIVVYAGHETKAMQNNSGPRYKRSKLERRLNMDVLWCVVLLLLMCFIAAVGHGFWLNGLQNPIYMIPDDTHPALAAFYMFWTMIIVLQVLIPISLYVSIEIVKLGQIYFIQNDLDLYNPVLDTGVQCRALNITEDLGQIQHLFSDKTGTLTENRMLFRRCTVAGTEYPHHENAISLEQYEEQGGGDADHSLTLRSRTSRKSLSCKSLSCNRSSVSLNTLTAESDTHSVHDTLRRHTPGAFSSTMECAVIPDPQLEAKLNTLSSPMCSPLQQQAAEISHILDFFLALTVCNTVVVSSPTQPRHVVQMPVVRTPLRSLEEMKAMFQKLSLPRFPLSPSQNTDTPPSLTKKLFTRGRSASYFPNNSPQIPIKTLQSPSTPSGTSSNTPSTPVTPALSSGAWGKDVGDIQKAKDNSANESESDDEDEAEELLYEAESPDEAALVQAAKAYGCTLLGRSPEQVLVTVPGTGPLSIPLLHVLPFHSARKRMSVVVRHPLTGQVVVYTKGADNVIMELAEAAEDGFSREIMERTQRNLDQYAREGLRTLCVAKKVLEEQEYKAWLKRHEYAETSIENREELLLESAERLETNLTLLGATGIVDRLQEEVPETIEALQEAGIKVWVLTGDKQETAINIAFACKLLRPTDHILMANCDSKDTCEARLHELQHEIRKVTKGGVSEDDSSDCVMVIDGRTLDYALQKELQGSFLELTSCCRSVICCRSTPLQKSQVVRLVRDQLKVMTLAIGDGANDVSMIQMADVGIGISGQEGMQAVMSSDFAISRFKFLRKLILVHGHWCYTRLANMILYFFYKNVMYVNLLFWYQFFCGFSGSTMTNSWVLIFFNLLFTSVPPIIYGVLDKDVSGETLLDLPDLNKSGQNSQAYLPSTFWMNIIDAFYQSLVCFFIPYFAYAGSDIGVFSFGSPINGSALLIILLHQLIESRTVTWIHTALLLFSAVFYYVFVLLFSLTCVTCNSPTNPLGIETKMMSEPLYYLVCGLTTVLALLPRILCRAFCNTICPSDLVRAQKMERLSAQDYSMSLRQWKENKAAQRLSSRHIPQNLSVTADMPNLTDCIAEAGAVLS; this is encoded by the exons ATGGAGCGACTCTACTGGGTTCGTCACAGATGTCTGCAGCTGATATCCACAGACAGGAGGAGGGGCTGGTACTCTCCTCCTTCATCACTTCCCACGAAAAGTAGCCTGGATGCTCAGGACCCTCTGGTTCAGAGGTTCACTGGAAAGAGAAGAGTGGTGGTGTCACGATGTGGTCCACACCAAGCGGAGTACCACAGCTTCTCCAAGGGCTTTCAAGACAACAGGATCCGCACCACCAAGTACACCATCATCAGCTTCATACCCATGAATCTTTTCCAGCAGTTTCACAG AGCAGCAAATCTGTACTTCCTGTTCTTGGTGTTGCTGAATTGGGTCCCAGTGGTGGAAGCATTTCAGAAGGAGATTACCATGATCCCGCTAGCTGTTGTGCTAACAGTCATTGCCTTCAAAGACGCCATGGAGGACTACAGACGTTACCGCTATGACAAGAAAATAAACAACGCACTAACACATGTCTACAGCGG gAAGCAGAAGCGGTATGTGGAGCGGCGTTGGGCAGAGGTGTGTGTCGGTGATCTGGTCCGTCTCTGCTGTAATGAGATCATTCCTGCTGACATGGTGCTGCTGCACTCGTCTGATCCTAACGGTGTGTGTCACATCGAGACGGCCAACCTTGATGGAGAAACCAACCTCAAACAAAGGCAGGTGGTCCGTGACCTGCCACAGCAG GGATCTGAATTTGTTCCAGAAAGCTACAGCAGTCACATTGAGTGTGAAAATCCCAACAATGACTTGAGACGGTTCAGAGGCTTCAT GGAGCATCCTGGTAAAGTGCGTGTTGGACTCCACAGTGAAAACCTGCTCCTGAGGAGCTGCACTGTGAGGAACACAGAGACTGTGATTGGTATTGTGGTCTATGCAG gTCATGAGACAAAAGCAATGCAGAATAACAGTGGGCCACGCTACAAAAGAAGTAAACTGGAGCGTAGACTCAATATGGACGTCCTGTGGTGTGTGGTTTTACTGCTGCTCATGTGTTTTATTGCTGCTGTAG GTCATGGTTTTTGGTTGAATGGACTACAGAATCCCATTTACATGATCCCTGATGACACACACCCTGCTCTCGCTGCCTTTTACATGTTCTGGACTATGATCATTGTTCTGCAG GTGCTGATTCCCATCTCGCTCTATGTGTCGATAGAGATTGTGAAACTGggacagatttattttattcagaatgatTTAGATCTGTATAACCCAGTACTGGACACAGGAGTGCAGTGCAGAGCGCTGAACATCACAGAAGATCTTGGACAGATCCAGCACCTGTTCTCTGACAAGACAGGAACCCTCACAGAGAACCGCATGCTGTTCCGCCGCTGCACTGTTGCAGGAACCGAGTACCCTCACCATGAGAACG CGATTTCTCTGGAACAGTACGAGGAGCAGGGCGGTGGCGATGCAGATCACTCTCTCACCCTGAGGTCACGCACTAGCAGGAAATCACTGAGCTGTAAATCACTCAGCTGCAACCGGAGTTCAGTGTCCCTCAATACCCTCACTGCAGAGTCTGACACACACTCAGTCCACGACACACTCCGCAGACACACACCCGGAGCTTTCAGCAGCACCATG GAGTGTGCCGTCATTCCAGACCCTCAGCTGGAGGCGAAGCTGAACACACTGTCTTCACCCATGTGTTCCCCTCTCCAACAGCAAGCTGCTGAAATCTCTCACATACTCGACTTCTTTCTCGCCCTCACTGTCTGCAACACTGTAGTAGTCTCCTCACCCACTCAGCCGAGACATGTG GTTCAGATGCCCGTGGTGCGCACACCCCTGCGCTCTCTAGAGGAGATGAAGGCTATGTTTCAGAAGCTGAGTCTGCCTCGCTTCCCCTTATCACCTAGTCAAAACACAGACACTCCTCCCAGCCTAACTAAGAAACTCTTCACCCGGGGTCGTTCGGCTTCCTACTTCCCTAACAACAGCCCGCAAATACCCATCAAGACCCTACAGTCACCCTCCACACCCTCTGGCACCTCTTCAAACACCCCAAGCACCCCCGTCACTCCAGCGCTGTCCAGTGGGGCATGGGGCAAGGACGTGGGTGACATACAGAAGGCCAAAGATAACTCTGCTAATGAGTCAGAGAGCGATGATGAAGATGAGGCGGAAGAGTTGTTGTACGAGGCGGAGAGCCCGGATGAGGCGGCATTGGTGCAAGCAGCGAAGGCCTATGGGTGTACTCTGCTGGGCCGGTCCCCAGAGCAAGTCCTTGTGACTGTTCCAGGCACTGGGCCGCTGTCCATTCCTCTGCTACACGTACTGCCATTTCATTCTGCCCGCAAGAGGATGTCTGTGGTGGTGCGCCATCCACTCACTGGACAGGTGGTCGTTTACACTAAAGGAGCCGATAATGTCATTATGGAGCTGGCTGAAGCAG CGGAAGATGGTTTCTCTAGAGAGATCATGGAACGGACTCAAAGAAACCTGGACCAGTATGCAAGAGAGGGACTGCGCACTCTCTGTGTTGCTAAAAAA GTATTGGAAGAGCAGGAATACAAAGCCTGGCTGAAGAGACATGAGTATGCAGAAACCAGCATTGAAAACAGAGAAGAGCTTCTGCTTGAATCTGCCGAGAGACTGGAAACTAATCTCACATTATTGG GGGCAACGGGTATAGTAGACCGCCTGCAGGAGGAAGTGCCTGAGACTATCGAGGCTCTGCAGGAAGCTGGGATTAAAGTATGGGTCCTCACCGGGGACAAACAAGAGACGGCTATTAATATTGCTTTTGCTTGCAAACTCCTCAGACCTACAGACCACATACTGATGGCTAATTGTGACAGCAAG GACACGTGTGAGGCTCGACTTCATGAGTTACAACATGAGATCAGAAAGGTCACAAAGGGAGGTGTGTCTGAAGATGATAGCTCTGACTGTGTGATGGTCATTGACGGCCGTACATTGGACTACGCTCTGCAGAAAGAGCTACAGGGGTCGTTCCTGGAGCTCACAAGCTGCTGTCGCTCAGTCATATGCTGCAGATCAACTCCTCTGCAGAAGAGCCAAGTGGTGCGTCTCGTCAGAGACCAGCTGAAGGTCATGACCCTGGCTATAG GTGATGGAGCCAATGATGTCAGTATGATTCAAATGGCAGATGTTGGCATCGGCATCTCAGGCCAGGAGGGCATGCAG GCGGTGATGTCCAGCGACTTTGCTATCTCTAGATTTAAGTTCCTGAGAAAGCTAATTTTGGTGCATGGTCATTGGTGTTATACTCGTTTGGCGAACATGATCCTCTATTTCTTCTACAAGAATGTG ATGTACGTGAACCTTTTGTTCTGGTACCAGTTTTTCTGTGGATTTTCAGGCAGCACAATGACCAACTCGTGGGTTTTAATCTTCTTCAACTTGCTCTTCACCTCCGTCCCTCCAATCATATACGGCGTGCTGGACAAAGATGTGTCCGGCGAGACGCTCCTAGACCTGCCTGATCTCAACAAGTCCGGACAAAACTCCCAG GCCTATCTTCCATCAACATTCTGGATGAATATTATTGATGCGTTTTACCAAAGCCTAGTGTGTTTCTTCATACCTTACTTT gCATATGCAGGGTCTGATATAGGGGTATTTTCCTTTGGCTCTCCAATCAATGGCTCCGCTCTCCTCATCATCCTCCTGCATCAGCTCATAGAGAGTCGCACAGTG ACATGGATACATACTGCATTGCTGCTCTTCAGTGCCGTGTTCTATTATGTCTTTGTTCTGTTGTTCAGCCTTACGTGTGTGACGTGCAATTCTCCCACAAACCCCTTGGGCATTGAGACAAAAATGATGTCCGAGCCGCTCTACTACCTAGTGTGTGGACTTACCACAGTCCTGGCCCTGCTACCTAG GATCCTGTGTCGTGCCTTTTGTAACACTATCTGTCCATCTGACCTGGTGAGAGCACAGAAAATGGAGAGACTCTCAGCACAAGATTATTCCATGAGTTTACGGCAGTGGAAGGAGAACAAAGCTGCTCAAAGACTGTCCTCCAGACACATCCCTCAGAACCTCAGTGTAACTGCTGACATGCCCAATTTAACAGACTGTATCGCTGAAGCAGGCGCTGTTCTCTCATGA
- the atp10d gene encoding probable phospholipid-transporting ATPase VD isoform X4 translates to MLGIEKLPKLAGPFLKTERKSPAAMIQQLEQVQGGCMGKDPAKNRRVVMQSGTEHEEIKELQQSYNRNKVRTTKYTFLSFIPKNLFEQLHRFANVYFVFLGALNFVPIVNAFQPEISIIPIVVVMSITAVKDLWEDQRRRKSDQKVNNRLCEVYDRKQKRYVERRWAEVCVGDLVRLCCNEIIPADMVLLHSSDPNGVCHIETANLDGETNLKQRQVVRDLPQQGSEFVPESYSSHIECENPNNDLRRFRGFMEHPGKVRVGLHSENLLLRSCTVRNTETVIGIVVYAGHETKAMQNNSGPRYKRSKLERRLNMDVLWCVVLLLLMCFIAAVGHGFWLNGLQNPIYMIPDDTHPALAAFYMFWTMIIVLQVLIPISLYVSIEIVKLGQIYFIQNDLDLYNPVLDTGVQCRALNITEDLGQIQHLFSDKTGTLTENRMLFRRCTVAGTEYPHHENAISLEQYEEQGGGDADHSLTLRSRTSRKSLSCKSLSCNRSSVSLNTLTAESDTHSVHDTLRRHTPGAFSSTMECAVIPDPQLEAKLNTLSSPMCSPLQQQAAEISHILDFFLALTVCNTVVVSSPTQPRHVVQMPVVRTPLRSLEEMKAMFQKLSLPRFPLSPSQNTDTPPSLTKKLFTRGRSASYFPNNSPQIPIKTLQSPSTPSGTSSNTPSTPVTPALSSGAWGKDVGDIQKAKDNSANESESDDEDEAEELLYEAESPDEAALVQAAKAYGCTLLGRSPEQVLVTVPGTGPLSIPLLHVLPFHSARKRMSVVVRHPLTGQVVVYTKGADNVIMELAEAAEDGFSREIMERTQRNLDQYAREGLRTLCVAKKVLEEQEYKAWLKRHEYAETSIENREELLLESAERLETNLTLLGATGIVDRLQEEVPETIEALQEAGIKVWVLTGDKQETAINIAFACKLLRPTDHILMANCDSKDTCEARLHELQHEIRKVTKGGVSEDDSSDCVMVIDGRTLDYALQKELQGSFLELTSCCRSVICCRSTPLQKSQVVRLVRDQLKVMTLAIGDGANDVSMIQMADVGIGISGQEGMQAVMSSDFAISRFKFLRKLILVHGHWCYTRLANMILYFFYKNVMYVNLLFWYQFFCGFSGSTMTNSWVLIFFNLLFTSVPPIIYGVLDKDVSGETLLDLPDLNKSGQNSQAYLPSTFWMNIIDAFYQSLVCFFIPYFAYAGSDIGVFSFGSPINGSALLIILLHQLIESRTVTWIHTALLLFSAVFYYVFVLLFSLTCVTCNSPTNPLGIETKMMSEPLYYLVCGLTTVLALLPRILCRAFCNTICPSDLVRAQKMERLSAQDYSMSLRQWKENKAAQRLSSRHIPQNLSVTADMPNLTDCIAEAGAVLS, encoded by the exons ATGCTTGGGATAGAGAAACTGCCTAAATTGGCTGGACCGTTCTTAAAGACTGAGCGGAAGAGTCCGGCTGCCATGATTCAGCAGTTGGAGCAAGTTCAAGGAGGTTGCATGGGAAAAGATCCAGCCAAAAACAGAAGGGTTGTCATGCAAAGTGGGACTGAACATGAAGAAATAAAGGAATTACAGCAGTCATACAACAGGAATAAGGTCCGGACGACCAAGTACACCTTCCTGTCTTTCATTCCCAAGAATCTTTTCGAGCAACTTCATCGTTTTGCCAATGTATACTTCGTCTTTTTGGGCGCATTGAACTTTGTGCCTATTGTAAATGCGTTCCAGCCAGAGATCTCGATCATTCCTATTGTCGTCGTGATGTCTATTACTGCTGTTAAAGACCTTTGGGAGGACCAGCGTCGGAGGAAGTCTGACCAAAAGGTCAATAACCGCTTATGTGAAGTTTATGACAG gAAGCAGAAGCGGTATGTGGAGCGGCGTTGGGCAGAGGTGTGTGTCGGTGATCTGGTCCGTCTCTGCTGTAATGAGATCATTCCTGCTGACATGGTGCTGCTGCACTCGTCTGATCCTAACGGTGTGTGTCACATCGAGACGGCCAACCTTGATGGAGAAACCAACCTCAAACAAAGGCAGGTGGTCCGTGACCTGCCACAGCAG GGATCTGAATTTGTTCCAGAAAGCTACAGCAGTCACATTGAGTGTGAAAATCCCAACAATGACTTGAGACGGTTCAGAGGCTTCAT GGAGCATCCTGGTAAAGTGCGTGTTGGACTCCACAGTGAAAACCTGCTCCTGAGGAGCTGCACTGTGAGGAACACAGAGACTGTGATTGGTATTGTGGTCTATGCAG gTCATGAGACAAAAGCAATGCAGAATAACAGTGGGCCACGCTACAAAAGAAGTAAACTGGAGCGTAGACTCAATATGGACGTCCTGTGGTGTGTGGTTTTACTGCTGCTCATGTGTTTTATTGCTGCTGTAG GTCATGGTTTTTGGTTGAATGGACTACAGAATCCCATTTACATGATCCCTGATGACACACACCCTGCTCTCGCTGCCTTTTACATGTTCTGGACTATGATCATTGTTCTGCAG GTGCTGATTCCCATCTCGCTCTATGTGTCGATAGAGATTGTGAAACTGggacagatttattttattcagaatgatTTAGATCTGTATAACCCAGTACTGGACACAGGAGTGCAGTGCAGAGCGCTGAACATCACAGAAGATCTTGGACAGATCCAGCACCTGTTCTCTGACAAGACAGGAACCCTCACAGAGAACCGCATGCTGTTCCGCCGCTGCACTGTTGCAGGAACCGAGTACCCTCACCATGAGAACG CGATTTCTCTGGAACAGTACGAGGAGCAGGGCGGTGGCGATGCAGATCACTCTCTCACCCTGAGGTCACGCACTAGCAGGAAATCACTGAGCTGTAAATCACTCAGCTGCAACCGGAGTTCAGTGTCCCTCAATACCCTCACTGCAGAGTCTGACACACACTCAGTCCACGACACACTCCGCAGACACACACCCGGAGCTTTCAGCAGCACCATG GAGTGTGCCGTCATTCCAGACCCTCAGCTGGAGGCGAAGCTGAACACACTGTCTTCACCCATGTGTTCCCCTCTCCAACAGCAAGCTGCTGAAATCTCTCACATACTCGACTTCTTTCTCGCCCTCACTGTCTGCAACACTGTAGTAGTCTCCTCACCCACTCAGCCGAGACATGTG GTTCAGATGCCCGTGGTGCGCACACCCCTGCGCTCTCTAGAGGAGATGAAGGCTATGTTTCAGAAGCTGAGTCTGCCTCGCTTCCCCTTATCACCTAGTCAAAACACAGACACTCCTCCCAGCCTAACTAAGAAACTCTTCACCCGGGGTCGTTCGGCTTCCTACTTCCCTAACAACAGCCCGCAAATACCCATCAAGACCCTACAGTCACCCTCCACACCCTCTGGCACCTCTTCAAACACCCCAAGCACCCCCGTCACTCCAGCGCTGTCCAGTGGGGCATGGGGCAAGGACGTGGGTGACATACAGAAGGCCAAAGATAACTCTGCTAATGAGTCAGAGAGCGATGATGAAGATGAGGCGGAAGAGTTGTTGTACGAGGCGGAGAGCCCGGATGAGGCGGCATTGGTGCAAGCAGCGAAGGCCTATGGGTGTACTCTGCTGGGCCGGTCCCCAGAGCAAGTCCTTGTGACTGTTCCAGGCACTGGGCCGCTGTCCATTCCTCTGCTACACGTACTGCCATTTCATTCTGCCCGCAAGAGGATGTCTGTGGTGGTGCGCCATCCACTCACTGGACAGGTGGTCGTTTACACTAAAGGAGCCGATAATGTCATTATGGAGCTGGCTGAAGCAG CGGAAGATGGTTTCTCTAGAGAGATCATGGAACGGACTCAAAGAAACCTGGACCAGTATGCAAGAGAGGGACTGCGCACTCTCTGTGTTGCTAAAAAA GTATTGGAAGAGCAGGAATACAAAGCCTGGCTGAAGAGACATGAGTATGCAGAAACCAGCATTGAAAACAGAGAAGAGCTTCTGCTTGAATCTGCCGAGAGACTGGAAACTAATCTCACATTATTGG GGGCAACGGGTATAGTAGACCGCCTGCAGGAGGAAGTGCCTGAGACTATCGAGGCTCTGCAGGAAGCTGGGATTAAAGTATGGGTCCTCACCGGGGACAAACAAGAGACGGCTATTAATATTGCTTTTGCTTGCAAACTCCTCAGACCTACAGACCACATACTGATGGCTAATTGTGACAGCAAG GACACGTGTGAGGCTCGACTTCATGAGTTACAACATGAGATCAGAAAGGTCACAAAGGGAGGTGTGTCTGAAGATGATAGCTCTGACTGTGTGATGGTCATTGACGGCCGTACATTGGACTACGCTCTGCAGAAAGAGCTACAGGGGTCGTTCCTGGAGCTCACAAGCTGCTGTCGCTCAGTCATATGCTGCAGATCAACTCCTCTGCAGAAGAGCCAAGTGGTGCGTCTCGTCAGAGACCAGCTGAAGGTCATGACCCTGGCTATAG GTGATGGAGCCAATGATGTCAGTATGATTCAAATGGCAGATGTTGGCATCGGCATCTCAGGCCAGGAGGGCATGCAG GCGGTGATGTCCAGCGACTTTGCTATCTCTAGATTTAAGTTCCTGAGAAAGCTAATTTTGGTGCATGGTCATTGGTGTTATACTCGTTTGGCGAACATGATCCTCTATTTCTTCTACAAGAATGTG ATGTACGTGAACCTTTTGTTCTGGTACCAGTTTTTCTGTGGATTTTCAGGCAGCACAATGACCAACTCGTGGGTTTTAATCTTCTTCAACTTGCTCTTCACCTCCGTCCCTCCAATCATATACGGCGTGCTGGACAAAGATGTGTCCGGCGAGACGCTCCTAGACCTGCCTGATCTCAACAAGTCCGGACAAAACTCCCAG GCCTATCTTCCATCAACATTCTGGATGAATATTATTGATGCGTTTTACCAAAGCCTAGTGTGTTTCTTCATACCTTACTTT gCATATGCAGGGTCTGATATAGGGGTATTTTCCTTTGGCTCTCCAATCAATGGCTCCGCTCTCCTCATCATCCTCCTGCATCAGCTCATAGAGAGTCGCACAGTG ACATGGATACATACTGCATTGCTGCTCTTCAGTGCCGTGTTCTATTATGTCTTTGTTCTGTTGTTCAGCCTTACGTGTGTGACGTGCAATTCTCCCACAAACCCCTTGGGCATTGAGACAAAAATGATGTCCGAGCCGCTCTACTACCTAGTGTGTGGACTTACCACAGTCCTGGCCCTGCTACCTAG GATCCTGTGTCGTGCCTTTTGTAACACTATCTGTCCATCTGACCTGGTGAGAGCACAGAAAATGGAGAGACTCTCAGCACAAGATTATTCCATGAGTTTACGGCAGTGGAAGGAGAACAAAGCTGCTCAAAGACTGTCCTCCAGACACATCCCTCAGAACCTCAGTGTAACTGCTGACATGCCCAATTTAACAGACTGTATCGCTGAAGCAGGCGCTGTTCTCTCATGA